Sequence from the Calditrichota bacterium genome:
GGAGAACGGCTTCCGCATCCTGTTGTCGGACAAGAACGTCAAGGCCGTGCTGATTAACATCTTCGGGGGCATCGTGCGGTGTGACCGCGTGGCGCGCGGAGTCATCGAGGCGGCACGCAAAGTTGACTTGCAGGTGCCCCTGGTGGTGCGCCTGGAGGGCACCAACGCCAAGGAAGCAGCGGAGCTATTGGCCACTTCTGGACTGAACTTCGCGGTGGCTACCACTTTTGCGGAGGCAGCCCAGAAGGTTGTGGAAGTGATGAAGAACTGAGCTGACATCGGTACGGAGAGGCGCAGGCAGGGAGGAACGGCATTGAGCATCCTGGTCGATAAGAACACGCGCGTGGTCGTGCAGGGGATCACCGGCGGGGAGGGCACATTTCACGCCCAACAGATGATGGCCTATGGCACCAAGATTGTGGCGGGAGTGACGCCCGACAAAGGCGGACAGCTCTGGGAGGGGAAGGTGCCGGTGTACAACACGGTTGAAGAAGCGGTGCAGCAGGAGGGGGCCAATGCATCGGTGATCTTTGTGCCGGCCGCCTTTTCTGCAGACGCCATTATGGAGGCGGCCGATGCGGGAGTGGACCTGGTCGTGTGCATCACTGAGGGCATCCCCACGGCTGACATGCTGAAGGTGTACGAATTTTTGCGTGGGCGAAAGACGCGGCTGGTTGGTCCGAACTGTCCGGGTGTGATCTCGCCGGGCAAGTGCAAGTTGGGCATCATGCCTGGGGCCATTCACAAGGAAGGCCGGGTGGGTGTGGTCTCGCGCAGCGGTACCCTCACCTACGAGGCGGTATGGCAATTGACCACCCTGGGTATTGGCCAATCAACCTGCATCGGCATCGGTGGCGATCCCATCATCGGCACCAGCTTTGTGGATGCCTTGCGCCTTTTTGAGGAAGATCCGGAGACCGAGGCGGTGGTGCTCATCGGTGAGATTGGCGGGACGGCCGAGGAAGAAGCTGCGGCCTTTGTGAAGGCCGGCATGAGCAAGCCAGTAGTCAGCTTCATTGCCGGGCGCACGGCGCCTCCAGGCAGGCGGATGGGACATGCGGGAGCCATCATCGCTGGTGGGAAGGGCACGGCTGCCGAGAAGATGGCCGCCCTGCGCGACGCCGGCGTTACCGTGTGCGAGAGCCCTGCCACCATCGGCCAGACAGTGGCCCGCGTACTGGGAAGATAAGCACCGGCAACACGGAGGTGGGAAGATGCAGTTCTGGCGCGTTCCCCTGGATGCGGACAGAATGAAGGTACCACGCGGCACCGTGCACATCGTCAAGGAGCGGTGCAAAGGGTGTGGCTTCTGCGTCGAGTACTGTCCCAAGGATGTGCTGGAGATGTCCGACGAGTTCAACTCCAAAGGATATCACCCCCCGTACGTGAAGAGGGAGGGCGAGTGCGTTAACTGCGACCTTTGTGAGAGCATCTGCCCGGAGTTTGCCATTTTCAGTGTGTCCGAGGAGGAGGCAACAGAGAGCGCGGTCTCGTAGTGGGTGGCTTTGCACGGACAGGCGCGGGAGGAGAGCGTTGAAAGCGGATCCGAAAGGAGTCTTAACTGGCGAGCACTACCTGGACGGTGACCATGCGTGTGCGGAGGGTGCCCTTGCCGCAGGGTGTCGCTTCTTCGCCGGCTATCCCATTACCCCCTCCACCGAGGTGGCCGAGCGCATCGCCGAGCGTTTTCCGCAAGTGGGGGGCATTTTCATTCAGATGGAGGACGAGCTCGGCTCCATGGCGGCAGTGGTGGGAGCAGCGTGGGGTGGGGCAAAGGCTATGACCGTCACCTCAGGGCCAGGTTTCTCGCTGATGATGGAGAACATTGGCCTGGCGGCGATGATGGAGACGCCCTGCGTGGTGGTCAACGTCCAGCGCGGTGGGCCCTCCACCGGCTTGCCCACCATGGTGGGCCAGGCGGACATGATGCAGGCGCGCTGGGGCTCGCATGGCGACTATGAGATCATCGCCCTCTGCCCCAATTCACCGCAAGAGGCGTTTAATCTGACCATCGAGGCATTCAACCTTTCCGAACAGTACCGCGTGCCTGTGCTTCTGATGATGGACGAGTGCGTGGGGCACATGACCGAGAAGGTGGTTATCCCGGAGGCAGACCAGATCGAGCTGGTGCCCCGCCGCTACACCAAGAAGCCACCAAGCCAGTACCTGCCGTACGAGCCCTGCGAGGACCTGGTGCCGGAGATCATCAAGGCGGGCGATGGCTACCGCATCCACAGCACGGGTCTGACGCACGATGAGCGCGGCTACCCGGTGATGAGCGCCGAGGCGCAGAACAAGTTGGTGCGACGCCTGGTGGACAAAATCCGCAAGAATGCCGACAAGATAGTGCGCATCGAAGAACATGGCACCGAGAAAGCCGATGTGGTGGTGGTCTCCTACGGCATCACCAACCGCGTGGTACAGGCGGCACTGGCCGAAGCGCGTAAGGCGGGGATCAAAGTGGGGGACCTGAAGCTGGTCACCGTATGGCCTTTCCCGGAGAAGCGCATTGCTGAACTGGCCGAGCGGATCAAGGCCTTCGTGGTGCCCGAGA
This genomic interval carries:
- the sucD gene encoding succinate--CoA ligase subunit alpha; this encodes MSILVDKNTRVVVQGITGGEGTFHAQQMMAYGTKIVAGVTPDKGGQLWEGKVPVYNTVEEAVQQEGANASVIFVPAAFSADAIMEAADAGVDLVVCITEGIPTADMLKVYEFLRGRKTRLVGPNCPGVISPGKCKLGIMPGAIHKEGRVGVVSRSGTLTYEAVWQLTTLGIGQSTCIGIGGDPIIGTSFVDALRLFEEDPETEAVVLIGEIGGTAEEEAAAFVKAGMSKPVVSFIAGRTAPPGRRMGHAGAIIAGGKGTAAEKMAALRDAGVTVCESPATIGQTVARVLGR
- a CDS encoding 4Fe-4S binding protein; translated protein: MQFWRVPLDADRMKVPRGTVHIVKERCKGCGFCVEYCPKDVLEMSDEFNSKGYHPPYVKREGECVNCDLCESICPEFAIFSVSEEEATESAVS
- a CDS encoding 2-oxoacid:acceptor oxidoreductase subunit alpha, yielding MKADPKGVLTGEHYLDGDHACAEGALAAGCRFFAGYPITPSTEVAERIAERFPQVGGIFIQMEDELGSMAAVVGAAWGGAKAMTVTSGPGFSLMMENIGLAAMMETPCVVVNVQRGGPSTGLPTMVGQADMMQARWGSHGDYEIIALCPNSPQEAFNLTIEAFNLSEQYRVPVLLMMDECVGHMTEKVVIPEADQIELVPRRYTKKPPSQYLPYEPCEDLVPEIIKAGDGYRIHSTGLTHDERGYPVMSAEAQNKLVRRLVDKIRKNADKIVRIEEHGTEKADVVVVSYGITNRVVQAALAEARKAGIKVGDLKLVTVWPFPEKRIAELAERIKAFVVPEINFGQIILEVERCAHGKVPCYPVSHGGGGVHEPEEIFKVIEEAAR